The proteins below come from a single Alkalispirillum mobile genomic window:
- the epmB gene encoding EF-P beta-lysylation protein EpmB — translation MPIPSPQPQTPPDWRRQLAQAERDPQALLQRLRLPLSLLPAAESAARLFPLRAPEPWVRRIRPGDPDDPLLLQVLPLYAEHETPAGFSTDPVGDGPAQSGPGILHKYHGRVLMITTGACAIHCRYCFRRHFPYSESQAGRNDWADSLAWLDGHPEVDEVILSGGDPLTLSDRRLGTLTRALRQRPQVRRLRLHTRLPVVLPDRVTAELLALLDGPWEVVWVIHSNHAQELDEAVAAALGRLRSAGHWLLNQAVLLRRVNDSADALEALSRRLFQVGVLPYYLHLLDRVQGAAHFEVPEARGQALAAELGARLPGYLVPRLAREEAGEPAKTLVAPAPDAD, via the coding sequence ATGCCGATACCCTCGCCGCAACCCCAGACCCCACCGGACTGGCGCCGTCAGCTGGCGCAGGCCGAGCGCGACCCCCAGGCGCTGCTGCAACGCCTGCGGCTGCCGCTGAGCCTGCTGCCGGCGGCCGAGTCCGCCGCCCGGCTGTTCCCGCTGCGGGCCCCCGAGCCCTGGGTCCGGCGGATCCGCCCCGGCGACCCCGATGACCCGCTCCTGCTGCAGGTCCTGCCGCTGTACGCCGAGCACGAGACGCCGGCGGGCTTCAGCACGGACCCGGTGGGCGACGGCCCGGCACAGAGCGGGCCCGGCATTCTGCACAAGTACCACGGCCGGGTGCTGATGATCACCACCGGCGCCTGCGCCATCCACTGCCGCTACTGCTTCCGCCGCCACTTCCCCTACAGCGAATCGCAGGCCGGTCGCAACGACTGGGCCGATAGCCTGGCCTGGCTGGACGGCCACCCGGAGGTGGACGAGGTCATCCTGAGCGGCGGGGACCCGCTCACCCTCAGCGACCGGCGCCTGGGCACGCTCACTCGGGCCCTGCGCCAGCGCCCCCAGGTGCGCCGCCTGCGCCTGCACACCCGGCTGCCCGTGGTGTTGCCGGATCGCGTCACCGCCGAGCTTCTGGCATTGCTGGATGGCCCCTGGGAGGTGGTCTGGGTGATCCACAGCAACCACGCGCAGGAGCTGGACGAAGCCGTGGCGGCCGCGCTGGGCCGGCTGCGCTCCGCCGGTCACTGGCTGCTCAACCAGGCGGTGCTGCTGCGGCGGGTCAACGACAGCGCGGACGCCCTGGAGGCGCTGAGCCGCCGGCTGTTCCAGGTGGGCGTGCTGCCCTACTACCTCCACCTGCTCGACCGGGTGCAGGGGGCGGCCCACTTCGAGGTGCCCGAGGCCCGCGGCCAGGCGCTGGCCGCCGAGCTGGGCGCCCGCCTGCCCGGCTACCTGGTGCCGCGCCTGGCCCGTGAGGAGGCCGGCGAACCCGCCAAGACCCTCGTCGCCCCCGCCCCCGACGCCGACTGA
- a CDS encoding EAL domain-containing protein: MKQNPLVRLLITEESPNDAEIYVSVLRNSGYAVRARRIESIDNLRDTLQEKPADMMLCSLVLREVPVDTAYQLIQQWGKDIPIIASSHEQSQDQRRYAMQMGAQDLVSKNDLEHLKLVVERELRHLHERRRLRRLESSVRETERRCRALLDSSRDPIAYVHEGMHIYANPAYLEMFGHQELADIEGMPILDMVVDDDQGACKEALRRFSRGDLTSHEVNLGFVTTEGPEEVTMVLTPATVDDEPCTQVLLQLSEPEADLELLNRQDVTTGLYNRSYFLEQLDNLIARNLDSDGRNSHALLYIQLEKLSHIRDRIGLAAVDQVVAHVAKRITNLVGEHDIPCRLADEEFTILLQHSKIDHAMEVAEKLRQDIEEQLIEVDDRTLAITCAIGAAMVGTNADNAQAAVDMAYAASETALRAGGNQVQLHASGQEIMETQQREAHWRERIHQCLQNDEFYLVYQPVIALAENADWDELYEVRIRMEEDGKEVEPLAFLPYAEQAGLMRDIDRWVARRTVALAGERKRMGKRSRLFVKLDGATLGDTGFLDLLREEIEQHQVDPASLVFQVNEPVVVTQLNQAKALQEGLEALGCKLSLDHFGSALNPFQLLKHLRSDQVKLDDSLTADIEQTEENQKLVKQIIDTAHEMGQQVVAGYLGHPGALALMWEYGADYVQGDFLQEPGREMNYDFSEMVF, encoded by the coding sequence ATGAAACAAAACCCCCTGGTCAGGCTCCTGATCACCGAGGAATCACCCAACGACGCGGAGATCTACGTGAGCGTGCTGCGCAACAGCGGCTACGCCGTGCGGGCGCGTCGTATCGAGAGCATCGATAACCTGCGCGATACCCTGCAGGAGAAACCCGCCGACATGATGCTCTGCTCGCTGGTGCTGCGCGAGGTCCCGGTGGACACGGCGTACCAGCTGATCCAGCAGTGGGGCAAGGACATCCCCATCATCGCCTCCAGCCACGAGCAGAGCCAGGACCAGCGCCGCTACGCCATGCAGATGGGGGCCCAGGACCTGGTCAGCAAGAATGACCTGGAGCACCTCAAACTGGTGGTGGAGCGCGAGCTGCGCCACCTGCATGAGCGCCGCCGCCTGCGCCGGCTGGAGTCCTCGGTGCGCGAGACCGAGCGCCGCTGCCGGGCACTGCTGGACAGCTCCCGCGACCCCATCGCCTACGTGCACGAGGGCATGCACATCTACGCCAACCCCGCCTACCTGGAGATGTTCGGCCACCAGGAGCTGGCCGACATCGAGGGCATGCCGATCCTGGACATGGTGGTGGACGACGATCAGGGCGCGTGCAAGGAGGCGCTGCGCCGCTTCAGCCGGGGCGACCTGACCAGCCACGAGGTCAATCTCGGGTTCGTCACCACCGAGGGGCCGGAGGAGGTGACCATGGTGCTCACCCCGGCCACCGTGGACGACGAGCCCTGCACCCAGGTGCTGCTGCAGCTCAGCGAGCCGGAGGCGGACCTGGAGCTGCTCAACCGCCAGGACGTCACCACGGGGCTGTACAACCGCAGCTACTTCCTGGAGCAGCTGGACAACCTGATCGCGCGCAACCTGGATTCGGACGGCCGCAACAGCCACGCGCTGCTTTACATCCAGCTGGAGAAGTTGAGCCACATCCGCGACCGGATCGGCCTGGCCGCCGTGGACCAGGTGGTGGCGCACGTGGCCAAGCGCATCACCAACCTCGTGGGCGAGCACGACATTCCCTGCCGGCTGGCCGACGAGGAGTTCACCATCCTGCTCCAGCACAGCAAGATCGACCACGCCATGGAGGTGGCCGAGAAGCTGCGCCAGGACATCGAGGAGCAGCTGATCGAGGTGGACGACCGCACCCTGGCCATCACCTGCGCCATCGGTGCGGCCATGGTGGGCACCAACGCCGACAACGCCCAGGCCGCCGTGGACATGGCCTACGCCGCCTCGGAGACGGCGCTGCGCGCCGGCGGCAACCAGGTGCAGCTGCACGCCTCCGGCCAGGAGATCATGGAAACACAACAGCGCGAGGCCCACTGGCGCGAGCGCATCCATCAGTGCCTGCAGAACGACGAGTTTTACCTGGTCTACCAGCCGGTGATCGCCCTGGCCGAAAACGCCGATTGGGACGAGCTCTACGAGGTGCGCATCCGCATGGAGGAGGACGGCAAGGAGGTGGAACCGCTCGCCTTCCTGCCCTACGCGGAGCAGGCCGGGCTGATGCGCGACATCGACCGCTGGGTGGCCCGACGCACGGTGGCGCTGGCCGGCGAGCGCAAGCGCATGGGCAAGCGCTCCCGGCTGTTCGTGAAACTCGACGGCGCCACCCTGGGGGACACGGGCTTCCTGGACCTGCTGCGCGAGGAGATCGAGCAGCACCAGGTCGACCCGGCCTCACTGGTCTTCCAGGTGAACGAGCCGGTGGTGGTCACTCAGCTCAACCAGGCCAAGGCCCTGCAGGAGGGGCTGGAAGCCCTGGGCTGCAAACTGTCGCTGGACCACTTCGGCAGCGCGCTCAACCCCTTCCAGCTACTCAAGCACCTGCGCTCCGACCAGGTGAAACTGGACGACTCCCTTACGGCCGACATCGAGCAGACCGAGGAGAACCAGAAGCTGGTCAAGCAGATCATCGACACCGCGCACGAGATGGGCCAGCAGGTGGTGGCCGGCTACCTGGGCCACCCGGGGGCGCTGGCGCTGATGTGGGAGTACGGCGCGGACTACGTGCAGGGGGATTTCCTGCAGGAGCCGGGCCGGGAGATGAACTACGACTTCTCCGAGATGGTGTTCTGA